A single genomic interval of Penaeus vannamei isolate JL-2024 chromosome 21, ASM4276789v1, whole genome shotgun sequence harbors:
- the LOC113817914 gene encoding oxytocin-neurophysin 1, whose amino-acid sequence MQISAVVAMALLLGSGTACFITNCPPGGKRSSPSAQLGSVRTCAQCGPGLQGRCMGPDICCGPEIGCYMGTREAFLCRSENLVPVTCSNDDLKACGRQREGRCASSGVCCTEVKCEFDINCVIEGVDRHRYSLLDTLTEAQWRI is encoded by the exons ATGCAGATCAGCGCGGTGGTGGCGATGGCTCTCCTGCTCGGCTCGGGCACGGCCTGCTTCATCACCAACTGCCCCCCCGGCGGGAAGCGCTCCTCGCCCTCGGCTCAGCTGGGCAGCGTTCGCACG TGCGCACAGTGCGGCCCGGGACTGCAGGGCCGCTGCATGGGCCCCGACATCTGCTGCGGACCTGAGATCGGCTGCTACATGGGGACCCGCGAGGCCTTCCTGTGCCGCAGCGAAAACCTGGTGCCTGTGACCTGCAGCAACGACGACCTGAAGGCGTGCGGGAGGCAGCGTGAGGGGCGCTGTGCTTCCTCCGGCGTTTGCTGCACTGAAG TGAAGTGTGAATTCGACATCAACTGCGTGATCGAGGGCGTGGACAGACACCGATACTCCCTGTTAGACACTCTAACCGAAGCTCAATGGAGGATCTGA